The bacterium genome has a segment encoding these proteins:
- a CDS encoding 2,3-diphosphoglycerate synthetase, with protein MGRKTVALVDGEHYLPVTRAALAQLGEDMGYEVVAAVFIGGTEKIGVPEDLRQLEVPVILPESPLLGIRRAIEEFQPDVVFDLSDEPVVGYHERMAMACEVLSCGVVYKGPDFEFTPPRFPRLCRKPSIAVIGTGKRIGKTAVAAFMARVLSGEETEDERTWLPCIVTMGRGGPAEPEVIRGDELEITPSYLIDMSAKGVHASSDHFEDALMSRIPTIGCRRCGGGFSGKVFLSTVPQGVMIANELPVNLVIFEGSGASFPDVATEETVVVVGANQPLDYIAGYMGPYRIRRASLAVITLCEAPSANLRKVAKLDRAIREINPTIEVVWTVFRPKPLIDVAKKRAIVATTVPEASQDIITKHLSAAYGCEVLFASHSLSNRPRLQQELAHAVSEFPEADILITELKAASVDVAAKIAIDNGLEVVFMDNVPEVVGGDGELDTLMIEVASRAQNSFMRR; from the coding sequence ATGGGTAGGAAGACCGTCGCGTTGGTCGATGGTGAGCACTATCTCCCTGTGACGCGGGCGGCGCTCGCGCAGCTTGGCGAGGACATGGGCTACGAGGTGGTGGCGGCCGTCTTCATCGGTGGGACGGAGAAGATCGGCGTGCCCGAGGACCTCAGGCAGCTCGAGGTTCCCGTGATACTGCCAGAGTCGCCGCTTCTTGGTATTCGTCGCGCGATAGAGGAGTTTCAGCCTGACGTGGTGTTTGATCTTTCTGACGAGCCGGTTGTTGGGTATCACGAGCGCATGGCGATGGCGTGTGAGGTCCTCAGTTGCGGTGTTGTTTACAAGGGTCCGGACTTCGAGTTCACACCGCCCAGATTCCCGAGACTCTGCCGCAAGCCCTCAATTGCAGTCATCGGGACGGGCAAGCGGATCGGCAAGACCGCCGTGGCGGCGTTTATGGCGCGAGTCTTGAGTGGAGAGGAGACGGAGGACGAAAGGACTTGGCTGCCCTGCATCGTAACTATGGGCAGGGGCGGTCCGGCTGAACCTGAGGTCATAAGAGGGGACGAGCTCGAGATAACGCCCAGCTACCTTATCGACATGAGCGCAAAGGGCGTTCACGCCTCGTCCGATCACTTCGAGGACGCTCTCATGTCTCGCATACCGACAATCGGGTGCAGGCGTTGCGGCGGCGGGTTCTCGGGCAAGGTCTTCTTGTCCACTGTGCCCCAAGGGGTCATGATAGCAAACGAGCTACCTGTTAATCTCGTCATATTCGAGGGCAGCGGCGCGTCGTTTCCGGACGTCGCAACGGAGGAGACGGTGGTCGTTGTCGGCGCAAATCAGCCGCTGGACTACATAGCCGGATACATGGGGCCATATAGAATCCGTCGCGCAAGCCTCGCGGTCATAACGCTTTGTGAGGCGCCTTCGGCCAATCTTAGGAAGGTTGCGAAGCTGGACAGGGCAATCAGGGAGATCAACCCCACGATCGAGGTTGTCTGGACAGTCTTTCGACCGAAGCCGTTGATAGACGTTGCCAAGAAGAGGGCCATCGTTGCCACGACTGTGCCTGAGGCATCCCAGGACATCATAACTAAGCATCTGTCAGCGGCTTACGGGTGCGAGGTGCTCTTCGCGAGCCATAGCCTCTCCAACAGGCCTCGGCTGCAACAGGAGCTCGCTCACGCAGTATCCGAGTTCCCCGAAGCGGATATCCTGATTACAGAACTTAAGGCTGCATCGGTTGATGTTGCGGCCAAGATAGCGATTGACAACGGCCTTGAGGTCGTTTTCATGGACAACGTCCCCGAGGTCGTCGGAGGCGACGGCGAGCTGGACACTCTGATGATCGAAGTAGCCAGCAGAGCACAAAACAGCTTTATGCGCCGATGA
- a CDS encoding radical SAM protein encodes MTRRKVLLLNPPGEKLYARDKYCTSVSKTSYYWPQVDLLVQSGYLKDHHDLFVLDAIAERLSFEKSFERISKMGADAVIFLTCSASWNKDFAFAKRLKDELGMTTIANGGFLLFKGKSAMEQFPQIDAVMLDFTEPDILKYLQGDTENLKNFIYRKDGEITACERTRRTKFSYPVPRHDLFPLKRYLFPLSKRRVYTAALTSMGCPFHCTFCIPATLGFKLRDVDNVIEELMFIRSLGVKEVLFQDSSFGANRDHLKEVCEKMIDARLDIVWMCQSRVDIIDEERISLMKESGCHTIQFGVESGDEHILQTMSKGITLEQTRRAFSLCRKHKIATNGFFIIGMPGESEDTVLKTISFAKELNPDVAAFSLPMPHPGTKLGEAVRSDGTVLTEWDLFDDVAHPKLPTGNLSTEKIWELRNRAYREFYLRPGYMLRRASRITSWKELTMHVRAFFSIFRRIVLHDYEK; translated from the coding sequence GTGACCCGTCGCAAAGTCCTCCTACTAAACCCTCCCGGCGAAAAGCTCTACGCCAGAGATAAGTACTGCACATCGGTCAGCAAGACGAGCTACTACTGGCCGCAGGTCGATCTGCTGGTCCAGAGCGGCTATCTCAAGGACCACCACGACCTGTTCGTGCTCGATGCAATAGCAGAGCGGCTGTCGTTCGAGAAGAGCTTCGAGCGCATCAGCAAGATGGGTGCGGACGCGGTGATTTTCCTGACCTGTTCGGCATCCTGGAACAAGGATTTCGCGTTTGCCAAGCGGCTCAAAGACGAGCTTGGGATGACGACGATCGCCAACGGTGGGTTCCTTCTTTTCAAGGGCAAGAGCGCGATGGAGCAGTTCCCGCAGATCGACGCGGTGATGCTCGATTTCACGGAGCCGGACATTCTGAAATATCTGCAAGGGGATACCGAGAACCTCAAGAACTTCATCTATCGCAAGGACGGGGAGATAACGGCCTGCGAGCGCACGCGCCGCACAAAGTTCTCGTATCCCGTCCCGAGGCACGACCTCTTCCCACTCAAGCGGTATCTTTTCCCGTTGTCGAAGCGGCGCGTCTATACAGCGGCACTTACGAGCATGGGCTGCCCATTCCACTGCACGTTCTGTATCCCTGCGACGCTCGGTTTCAAGCTGAGGGACGTTGACAATGTTATTGAGGAGCTGATGTTCATCAGGTCGCTCGGGGTCAAGGAAGTGCTGTTTCAGGATTCCAGCTTCGGGGCAAACCGGGACCACCTGAAGGAGGTCTGTGAGAAGATGATCGACGCTCGGCTCGACATCGTCTGGATGTGTCAGTCGCGCGTCGATATCATCGACGAGGAGCGCATCTCGTTGATGAAGGAGTCAGGATGTCATACCATCCAGTTCGGAGTCGAGAGCGGCGACGAGCACATCCTTCAGACGATGTCGAAGGGGATCACACTTGAACAGACCAGGCGAGCGTTTTCGCTATGTCGTAAGCACAAGATCGCAACCAACGGGTTCTTCATAATAGGGATGCCAGGCGAGAGCGAGGATACGGTGCTTAAAACCATATCTTTTGCCAAGGAGCTTAATCCTGACGTCGCAGCGTTTTCACTCCCAATGCCTCATCCGGGCACCAAGCTGGGCGAGGCGGTTCGCAGCGACGGCACGGTTCTTACTGAGTGGGACCTGTTTGATGACGTGGCCCATCCGAAGCTGCCGACCGGGAACCTCTCGACTGAGAAGATATGGGAGCTTCGCAACCGTGCGTATAGGGAGTTTTATCTTCGTCCGGGCTATATGCTTAGGCGGGCTTCGAGAATAACGTCTTGGAAGGAGCTCACGATGCACGTGAGGGCGTTTTTCTCTATCTTCAGGCGCATTGTCCTTCACGATTACGAGAAATAG
- a CDS encoding acyltransferase yields MVVERNSDVSVLAPRQVDAGVLLGYPPAREIKNKRLIVGPGARLRSGTVLYLGSTIGRDFETGHNVVVREENEIGDEVSIWSNSVVDYGCKIGSRVKIHTGVYIAQFTTIEDDVFLAPGVMIANDLHPICTECMLGPTIKTGARIGLNASILPRVVIGEGAIIGAGAVVIRDVEPGTVVAGSPARVLGMVKDLRCIHGSKGMAYPELRNR; encoded by the coding sequence ATGGTTGTAGAGCGTAATTCTGACGTAAGTGTCTTGGCGCCTCGCCAGGTGGATGCTGGCGTGCTCTTGGGCTATCCGCCTGCGAGGGAGATCAAGAATAAACGCCTCATTGTGGGACCCGGGGCGAGATTGCGCAGCGGGACGGTGCTTTATTTGGGCTCGACCATCGGTCGCGATTTCGAGACAGGTCACAACGTTGTGGTTCGCGAGGAGAACGAGATCGGTGACGAGGTGAGCATTTGGAGCAATTCGGTGGTCGATTACGGCTGCAAGATTGGGAGCAGGGTTAAAATACACACAGGTGTGTACATCGCTCAGTTCACAACGATCGAGGACGACGTGTTTCTCGCACCTGGCGTCATGATAGCGAACGACCTGCACCCTATCTGCACTGAGTGCATGCTGGGGCCGACGATCAAGACGGGCGCGCGGATAGGGCTCAACGCCAGCATACTCCCGCGTGTAGTGATAGGCGAGGGCGCTATTATCGGGGCTGGCGCGGTCGTCATTCGAGATGTTGAGCCTGGCACGGTAGTTGCGGGCAGCCCAGCGAGGGTTTTGGGTATGGTCAAAGACCTACGCTGCATTCACGGCTCAAAAGGTATGGCGTATCCTGAGCTGCGAAATAGGTGA